A window of Candidatus Latescibacterota bacterium genomic DNA:
TAATATTCACGAATTGAGTTAATAACACTAGCCTCTTTATATTTGATAGTGCGGTCAACAAAAAACATTTGCCACGCAACACTTTTCTCTAGAGTATTTTTAACAATTGCATTCGATGCATATTGAATTGATGTGCTTGCTATACTTGGAACAATAAAGTCTAAAACAATACCAGATACGCTAATCCATTTTGAAAATGTTTCTAGTCTATTCTTCATTGCAACAATATCTTGATTGGCCGATATAACTAAATCCTTGTCTATAGGTGTATTCCCGATTGAATTAACAAATTTTCGAACAGCATTTAGTTTAGGATCATTTCTTATATCTAATAATTCATTGTAATTCCTAATATGGAAATTAGGAATAAATACATCAAATAATGATGATAATTTTTGTCCGACTGCCTGATAAGGAATGTTTTTTATTGATTTCAATGATTTATATTTGCAATATTGTAAATAGTTTTCCCACTCATAAACTGGTAATTTCAGTTCTTGAGCAAGAACCATAATCCTGTTTATATCTGAAATACATTCATATAGATATTTAAGAATATAATTCTTGTTGCTATTTTTTGCCGTCAATACATTAATCATTGTTTTATATTCATTAAGTCCAATATCAGTTTTATTAAAAAGATCTTTATAAAACATAATCCAAAGCTCCAACGATTCTTTGGTTGGTTTTAAAATATTAGGATCGCTAAGATCTTTTATATTTAGATCGTCGATACGGTTTGCAATTTCAGGTTTGTTCAATATTTCAAAATAATCTTCAATTATGATATGCCCATCAGATGCAAGACGTTCAAGGATCAATACGTTTTCTTTTTTAGGTTTATAGCTCATTAATGATTGTCGAGAACCTATCATGCAATCAAAAGCTAAAGAATCGATAGTGACATAATCATAAAGAATGTAGGGCATTAAATCGATGCCATCGGATGTATGCCTATCTAATGGAGGCAAATGCCAATCAAGAGAAAGATTTCTAATTCCGATAGCATTGACAGAGGGGATAGGTCTTCCAGCAAATGGTCCATTTTGCAACGTTATGAAATTTTCAGGAATATAGGAATCTTTTAATGTCCCTCCGATTCCCCAACAACCTAGTACAACATTGCCTTTTAGATTCTTCAAAAGCAGGTCTCCTAAATGTCTAACAATCTTCGATTCAGCCACGGGCTTTCCTGTTACGGACCCTGCCTCCGCAGGGGCCGTAACAGGGAAGATTCCGACGGCTGCAAGCGATAGTTAGACTGATCCTTTTTTCTTAATAGCTAATGTCTCATGTAAGTATTTTTTTCCATATAGTGTCAATTTGCACATTTTAGTAAGTTTTTCATTGATCATTTTGTTATGAAATTCAATTAGCCCAAGCGCAGAAAATTGAGTTTTTATATGATTCAAATCATTACGTAGTATACTTACAGAAGACACTTTGTACGATTCGTATTGAGAGCTGTGGGCTTCTTCAATGTCATCTTTTATTATGCGGTTAATTCCAATCGCAATCCTATCTAGCTTATCCTCGACTATTAGGTTAGGAGCAAAAGATAGGAATATTTGATCCCATGTAAATTTCTTAGTCCCTCTTTGAACTAAAGTCCGTGACTGATCACCATGAGGGACCTCATTATTCGTAAATGTAATATTAAATCCCAATTCAATTTTATCTTGGCTCCGCGCTAGAGAATCTGGAATATCCGGTGGTTTTACTATTAATTTTTTTAACTCATCGGATTGGACTTCCAATTTCTTCCGGAGTGATAGTATTTCAGTTGTTGCCTCTTCAGATGCTATGGCATTTGAACGCACCCAACCTGGTCTCGCATGAGATTGTATAATCTGAGTTACACTGCGACTGACCACAGCACCTAATTCATCAACGTTAGACCATTTTTTGCACAATTTATTTTGGACTAATCCCCTAAACTTTTCTTGCTTCTTTCTCTTTTCAGGATCTTCTTCAACCATTTCAGCAGGTAGTTTTTTAATATTTGAATGAACAAAACCAATTACTGGTATTCCAGCCAAAATCGCATATTCATATTCTTTCTGAGTGTAACTAACAGCATCCGAATCAACAGATCCATATTTACCAGCAACAATCACAATATAATAATCACACCCTTATATTATTTTTTTAATGTAGGACCACTGATCATCATCAGTCGCAGGAAAATATTCCATTCCACATGGAATACAATTTAACTCAAGGAGGGCTCGTATAACTTCTAATCGCTCTTTTTTGAGGTCTTCATAGGTCGAGCTTAAAAATATTTGATAATGTTTTTCCAATTTTCCTCCAATTGCAGTCTAACGCCCGGGCTGACACGTGTGAGGCGGTTTTTCGCGCATCCTTGTCCAGCCCGATGTTAGCGTTCATAAATTAAATCCCATATATTGTCCACTTTCAGCAATGGCTTACATTAAATCATTTTCATGAAATTCAATCGAATCAGTGATTTTATTAATCTTATCAAATTCGCCTCTGTCCACATCAATTCGACAGACCAACCACCATCTTCCCTCTCCCTCATACGGGCACTCGAACTGATATGACTCACCTCTAATATTTAACTCAATCACGGCTTTTGAGTCTCTCAAAGGAATCTCATTCGAATAGTTATGCACAGAGATTGTGTATACACCCTTTGCCAGCAAACCGAATGAAAGAATCTCAGGGCCATATCCGCATCGAATATCCTCAGATAGCTTTGCCCACGGGAACGACTTGAGAGTACCAAGGTGTCGATACCATACTCTTGCCCTTCGCCCTTCTCCTTCAACATCGAAGTGTAAATCTAAGTCTCTCGGGACCGCAGCCCAGCGTAAAGAGACTGTTTCAAGCTCAATCTCTTCTTTTTCTCTTTCGACTTCAAGAGCAAGCATATGGACCATTCTTACATCAGACGCTGCAATCAATGCATCTCCCTCACCTACATTTAGCTCACTAATAAGCAAATCTGGAGGTAAGAATGTGTCTGGGTCGGATTGTAATGCAAGCTCAACGCGGTCAAACTCGGCACGCGCCAGAATAGATGGAAAGGGAGCAGTCCGGGAGAAGGCAAAAGCTGGACGAAGAACGAAATTTCCTACAAAATCAGCAATCTGTCTGATAATAGCATTGCCAGGTACAATAAGCTCATAACGCAAGTTGAATGTTTCTAAGACAAACGGTATACGCACACAAGGTTGATCATTGCAGGATCTTTGCCATGTTGGATCTTCGATTTGTTCAGGGAGTAGCTTTGGCATCGATTCCCAGTGCCATTTTGCAAGTCGCAATGTCTCGATAGGGTAGAGATCTGGCCGCCGATGGATTTTTGCATGACAGTTC
This region includes:
- a CDS encoding DUF4062 domain-containing protein; the protein is MEKHYQIFLSSTYEDLKKERLEVIRALLELNCIPCGMEYFPATDDDQWSYIKKII
- a CDS encoding HNH endonuclease, with the protein product MSEDRSRYISVHVAQELRNAARDRCSLQGHSIEPDEIRERIETNTLHMHHVVYFSEGGDNTSNNLMLVCPNCHAKIHRRPDLYPIETLRLAKWHWESMPKLLPEQIEDPTWQRSCNDQPCVRIPFVLETFNLRYELIVPGNAIIRQIADFVGNFVLRPAFAFSRTAPFPSILARAEFDRVELALQSDPDTFLPPDLLISELNVGEGDALIAASDVRMVHMLALEVEREKEEIELETVSLRWAAVPRDLDLHFDVEGEGRRARVWYRHLGTLKSFPWAKLSEDIRCGYGPEILSFGLLAKGVYTISVHNYSNEIPLRDSKAVIELNIRGESYQFECPYEGEGRWWLVCRIDVDRGEFDKINKITDSIEFHENDLM